A window from Musa acuminata AAA Group cultivar baxijiao chromosome BXJ3-10, Cavendish_Baxijiao_AAA, whole genome shotgun sequence encodes these proteins:
- the LOC135651677 gene encoding oryzain alpha chain-like isoform X1, which translates to MICFYLFIYLCFSFIIHQSKSRQPLHQPAAIRHAYLEKGASKIPASGPTVSESCFRKFYITSHTTLLLLRRASSFSFSSPSLLSFSLSFSLVMASAVILLLLLLLASAAAASDLYIVTGGEGNGAQAFGRSDEEVRLLYQEWVAKHRPSRNALENEERRFEVFKDNLRYVDEHNAAADRGEHAFRLGLNRFADLTNEEYRAKFLGLRASASSRRRRASSAGSDRYRLRAGDDLPDSVDWREKGAVVGVKDQGSCGSCWAFSTIAAVEGINQIVTGDLISLSEQELVDCDTSYDQGCNGGLMDYAFEFIINNGGIDSEKDYPYKARDGRCDTYRKNAHVVTIDSYEDVPVDDEKSLQKAVANQPVSVAIEAAGRAFQFYDSGIFTGSCGTDLDHGVTAVGYGSENGKDYWIVKNSWGEDWGEDGYIRMERNIASSTGKCGIAMEASYPIKEGQNPPNPGPSPPSPVKPPTVCDDYYTCEESTTCCCVYEYGKYCFAWGCCPLEDATCCEDHYSCCPHDYPICNVQEGTCLQSKNSPLSVKASKRTPAKPYWANSGSEGKKSSA; encoded by the exons ATGAtttgcttttatttatttatttatttatgcttctCTTTCATCATTCATCAGAGTAAGAGCCGTCAACCTCTACATCAGCCAGCAGCCATCCGCCACGCATATCTCGAGAAAGGTGCGTCCAAGATTCCAGCTTCCGGCCCTACCGTCTCGGAATCCTGCTTCAG AAAGTTCTATATAACAAGCCATACAACACTGCTACTGCTCCGGAGagcttcttccttttccttctcttcacCGTCtctgctctctttctctctctctttctccctcgTCATGGCTTCGGctgtcatcctcctcctcctcctcctcttggcCTCGGCGGCGGCCGCCTCCGACTTGTACATCGTGACCGGCGGCGAAGGGAACGGAGCGCAGGCGTTCGGGCGGAGCGACGAGGAGGTCCGGTTGTTGTACCAGGAGTGGGTGGCCAAGCACCGGCCGTCCCGCAACGCGCTCGAGAACGAGGAGCGCCGGTTCGAGGTCTTCAAGGACAACCTCCGGTATGTCGACGAGCACAACGCGGCGGCCGACCGCGGGGAGCACGCCTTCCGCCTTGGCCTCAACCGGTTCGCCGACCTTACCAACGAGGAGTACAGGGCCAAGTTCCTTGGCCTCCGGGCCAGCGCCTCGTCCCGCCGCAGGAGGGCCTCGTCCGCCGGGAGCGACCGGTACCGGCTGAGAGCCGGCGATGACCTGCCGGATTCCGTAGACTGGAGGGAGAAGGGCGCTGTCGTCGGCGTTAAAGACCAAGGCAGCTGCG GGAGTTGCTGGGCATTTTCGACCATTGCTGCTGTGGAAGGCATCAACCAGATCGTGACCGGTGACCTGATATCTCTATCGGAGCAGGAACTGGTGGACTGTGACACCTCCTACGACCAGGGCTGCAATGGCGGCCTCATGGATTATGCCTTTGAGTTCATCATCAACAACGGTGGTATTGACTCCGAAAAGGACTACCCATACAAGGCCCGAGATGGAAGATGCGATACTTACAGG AAAAATGCACACGTTGTGACAATTGATTCATATGAGGATGTTCCAGTTGATGATGAGAAGTCTCTGCAGAAGGCTGTTGCTAATCAACCAGTTAGTGTTGCTATTGAAGCTGCTGGCAGGGCATTCCAATTTTACGATTCG GGAATATTCACTGGGTCTTGTGGGACTGATCTAGATCACGGTGTAACAGCAGTAGGCTATGGCTCTGAGAATGGCAAGGACTACTGGATTGTAAAGAACTCATGGGGTGAAGACTGGGGAGAGGATGGGTATATAAGGATGGAACGTAATATTGCATCTTCCACTGGCAAGTGTGGTATCGCTATGGAGGCTTCATACCCGATAAAGGAGGGACAGAATCCACCAAACCCAGGGCCATCACCACCTTCCCCTGTCAAGCCACCGACCGTCTGTGATGACTACTACACCTGCGAAGAGAGCACCACATGCTGCTGCGTCTACGAGTATGGAAAGTACTGCTTTGCTTGGGGATGTTGCCCTCTTGAGGATGCAACGTGCTGTGAAGATCACTATAGCTGCTGTCCCCATGACTACCCCATCTGCAATGTTCAGGAGGGCACTTGCCTACAG AGCAAGAACAGTCCACTAAGTGTGAAGGCTTCGAAACGCACTCCTGCAAAACCCTACTGGGCTAATTCTGGCTCCGAGGGCAAGAAGAGCAGTGCATAA
- the LOC135651677 gene encoding oryzain alpha chain-like isoform X2 has protein sequence MTIWLFLSKSRQPLHQPAAIRHAYLEKGASKIPASGPTVSESCFRKFYITSHTTLLLLRRASSFSFSSPSLLSFSLSFSLVMASAVILLLLLLLASAAAASDLYIVTGGEGNGAQAFGRSDEEVRLLYQEWVAKHRPSRNALENEERRFEVFKDNLRYVDEHNAAADRGEHAFRLGLNRFADLTNEEYRAKFLGLRASASSRRRRASSAGSDRYRLRAGDDLPDSVDWREKGAVVGVKDQGSCGSCWAFSTIAAVEGINQIVTGDLISLSEQELVDCDTSYDQGCNGGLMDYAFEFIINNGGIDSEKDYPYKARDGRCDTYRKNAHVVTIDSYEDVPVDDEKSLQKAVANQPVSVAIEAAGRAFQFYDSGIFTGSCGTDLDHGVTAVGYGSENGKDYWIVKNSWGEDWGEDGYIRMERNIASSTGKCGIAMEASYPIKEGQNPPNPGPSPPSPVKPPTVCDDYYTCEESTTCCCVYEYGKYCFAWGCCPLEDATCCEDHYSCCPHDYPICNVQEGTCLQSKNSPLSVKASKRTPAKPYWANSGSEGKKSSA, from the exons ATGACAATTTGGCTTTTCTTG AGTAAGAGCCGTCAACCTCTACATCAGCCAGCAGCCATCCGCCACGCATATCTCGAGAAAGGTGCGTCCAAGATTCCAGCTTCCGGCCCTACCGTCTCGGAATCCTGCTTCAG AAAGTTCTATATAACAAGCCATACAACACTGCTACTGCTCCGGAGagcttcttccttttccttctcttcacCGTCtctgctctctttctctctctctttctccctcgTCATGGCTTCGGctgtcatcctcctcctcctcctcctcttggcCTCGGCGGCGGCCGCCTCCGACTTGTACATCGTGACCGGCGGCGAAGGGAACGGAGCGCAGGCGTTCGGGCGGAGCGACGAGGAGGTCCGGTTGTTGTACCAGGAGTGGGTGGCCAAGCACCGGCCGTCCCGCAACGCGCTCGAGAACGAGGAGCGCCGGTTCGAGGTCTTCAAGGACAACCTCCGGTATGTCGACGAGCACAACGCGGCGGCCGACCGCGGGGAGCACGCCTTCCGCCTTGGCCTCAACCGGTTCGCCGACCTTACCAACGAGGAGTACAGGGCCAAGTTCCTTGGCCTCCGGGCCAGCGCCTCGTCCCGCCGCAGGAGGGCCTCGTCCGCCGGGAGCGACCGGTACCGGCTGAGAGCCGGCGATGACCTGCCGGATTCCGTAGACTGGAGGGAGAAGGGCGCTGTCGTCGGCGTTAAAGACCAAGGCAGCTGCG GGAGTTGCTGGGCATTTTCGACCATTGCTGCTGTGGAAGGCATCAACCAGATCGTGACCGGTGACCTGATATCTCTATCGGAGCAGGAACTGGTGGACTGTGACACCTCCTACGACCAGGGCTGCAATGGCGGCCTCATGGATTATGCCTTTGAGTTCATCATCAACAACGGTGGTATTGACTCCGAAAAGGACTACCCATACAAGGCCCGAGATGGAAGATGCGATACTTACAGG AAAAATGCACACGTTGTGACAATTGATTCATATGAGGATGTTCCAGTTGATGATGAGAAGTCTCTGCAGAAGGCTGTTGCTAATCAACCAGTTAGTGTTGCTATTGAAGCTGCTGGCAGGGCATTCCAATTTTACGATTCG GGAATATTCACTGGGTCTTGTGGGACTGATCTAGATCACGGTGTAACAGCAGTAGGCTATGGCTCTGAGAATGGCAAGGACTACTGGATTGTAAAGAACTCATGGGGTGAAGACTGGGGAGAGGATGGGTATATAAGGATGGAACGTAATATTGCATCTTCCACTGGCAAGTGTGGTATCGCTATGGAGGCTTCATACCCGATAAAGGAGGGACAGAATCCACCAAACCCAGGGCCATCACCACCTTCCCCTGTCAAGCCACCGACCGTCTGTGATGACTACTACACCTGCGAAGAGAGCACCACATGCTGCTGCGTCTACGAGTATGGAAAGTACTGCTTTGCTTGGGGATGTTGCCCTCTTGAGGATGCAACGTGCTGTGAAGATCACTATAGCTGCTGTCCCCATGACTACCCCATCTGCAATGTTCAGGAGGGCACTTGCCTACAG AGCAAGAACAGTCCACTAAGTGTGAAGGCTTCGAAACGCACTCCTGCAAAACCCTACTGGGCTAATTCTGGCTCCGAGGGCAAGAAGAGCAGTGCATAA